The nucleotide sequence CTACTGAAAGATAGATAGATCTATATCTGAAGGGCAACAGCTATAGCACTGGCAAGGCTGAGGACTTCAAAGGGAGGTCTATTTTTCACCTCCTTCACGGTAAGCGGACATGAATCAGTAATCCAGAAGTTGCTCAACCCATTCTCTGGACCCActggaaaggaagaaaacaagGGGATCGGTTTAGTGTTCAAAATGCAGAGGAAGAGAAATATGACAAATTAGTTCAGAAAAGATTGTTACAAGAAACACTAACATATCTAGCTCTATTTATCCATTAGTACCTGTTCCTAATGACAATTTgataataatataatttgaGCAGAAAGATTCAAACTGGATATTAATGTTAAGCCAATGCAGCTTCTTCACCCCCCCACCTcccctttctatttttttttaagaagaagaaaaataatggaTCATCAAAATTCACCAAGAAAATGGGCCCAAACATCAAAACTAGACTGCAACGGCTGCCCTCTCAAAATCTCTTCAGCCTTCCCTCTATCCTTAAGAGTCAAAGGGCAGAAATCCAAGATATGGATAGGGCTAAGGAGGTTAATGCAGCTTCTTACTGGAAAAAGACTGtccattttatttttatcaaaaatcAAACAAATCAAAGTTGTTCTTTCTACATCATTTCACATATCAAAAACACCTGGTCATAAGACTTAAAGTTTTTGTAACACTCACCATCCAACTTCCCATTTTGAATATTATGCCCTCGCAACTATATTccatctcataagatacatatTTTATGCTCACaatttctattggtttctcATGTGTGccattatatataataaattactGCCATTCTTTGTACATGGCCACCAATTCCCTCAAATGTCCGCCAAATGCTTTTAGAGCCTGTACGATTCTTTCCACCATGAGTTTCTCATAAAGAAACTTGATTGTAAAGTCAAACTCTTCAATTGCTAAGTTGGACATGATGCAGCAGTTTAATTCCATTTCAGTTCTTACTAACATATTAATCCAATTGAATTTGAGAACCTTGAAATCATAATCTAgcaaaaagaagatatccaaaaACAACACCTAAAAGTTGCATTACCATCAAGCAACAATCCTACTCTTTCGATCCCATTACCATCGAAAATTATATTATTTGGAACATAGGCAATCAATATGAGCCTACATAAAATAACatatcaagatgatctccaTCAAAAATCACCTTCCAATTTCCACTTAAATTAGATGATGCTAGACTTTTTCGTTATCGTACAGGATTTACATAATTTGAATTTCTCTGACATTCTACGTTCATTCCAAAGGAATTCCGGCTCAGATATCACTGCTCCAAACGTCGCCACGGAAGCCTTTGTAAAGTAAAGTGTTTCATCTATCTTTATCCTCACTTGTACCTCCTTGTCAGGCTTAGCTAGGCAAAGTAGTGATAAATAAAGTTCAACACTCGTAATTCAAATTTAATGATAGATATGCATGGTCATAATTATGCACTTATACGACTTGGCCTTAAGGAATAAGCTTTTGCAACTCAGTGTATGTATTAACCTAGCCTTAATGGTCAAGTTTTTACAACTCAGTTTAAATATCTATAGGCCGAAGTTGGCAGTAGATACTGTATGTGGTATCTCCCACAGGACTGGGAGGCACCTGCAGAGACGGAAGAGAGGACGGAACAAGTGACCCAGAATGCTCTTGGTCCTTTTGTCCAAATACATTCAGGATTCTGTTATCCAGAATGCTCTTGATCCGTCAGCCCGCTCCTCCTCACGTAGGATATATCACAAGTTTCCAAATAACCCAACTCTGTGTGTTTAAAGGCGAACCTTGGTTTAAACCATTTCATATGTAGAACAAGAAAAAGTGTAGTGGCCAATTTACCATAAGTCAGTTCTTGAAAGTTATGTTTATATATATGAATGGTACTCCTAGCAAAGAAAAGAACACTGGTATTACTGGGAAGTTACTCCAGGTGAAGTAGATACATACCTCCATTATCATACTGAAATCGCTCCCATGATCTATTAGGGAAGATACCATGAGTCACATAAGCACTGACTTTTGCTGCTCCATGAGCTGCCAATACTttctaaggaaaaaaaaatcagagttcaaatccaagTGGGACTTCAAGGTTCAATAAATTAAAACAACATATATTGCATTAAACTCTTACACAAGCACATGATGTAAAGAAAAATTTTTGCAGCAAAAAGCAACAACATATGCTGATAGACAAGTTCATGtaacaaaaggaaagaacaTGTGGATAATGCTAGCTTGCAGATAACACATCCAAACAATAATCACATACCTGGCACTCAATCAGAGTACTGCCTGATTGCACCAAGTCATCAACTATCACAACATGGCGGCCTTTGGGATCTCCCTCCTTGAGACGAACAAATCGTTGGTCACCTTCCCTAACTTTGTTACAGATAATCTGAAGTTGAGATCAAAAATTTTTGCTCAGCTCACTGTCACAGGCAACAGATATAGTATGCCAGTTTTGTGCAATAGTAGTTTCAAACTATCAATACAGAAAATTACCACTGGGAAATGCTGAAGTTGCTTATGAAATCTCTTCCATGAGCCATCATCTGGAAAAGCAATACAAATCTGAAAAAGACAGTGCAGAATCACATACTTGACATACAAAAGCATTTAGGGCGCATCTGGATGCCTGGTCGCAATGCTGTGAAACATTCCCATAAGGTGGGAGTTGTGTAAGGATGGATTAAGGCAAGAGGGACTAGGATTGAGATTGAACCCACAAATACCAAGAATTTTGGGAtgtcaaatatcatttttcctGATAAATATCGGTAACCATAAATTTTTGGGATATAGTCTATTTGGCAAAATTTTGGGATACAGTCCATTTGCTGATTCCCATTCCTGTGGTACTTAACGCAAGATCCACCGACCAAGCATCCAAAAAAGCCTTAGTTAATCATCAGAAATGAATAACTTCCAGTAAATTTATGGCTTTTTACGGCAAATACCTAAAAAGAAAAGTCACTGGTCAGATAGAAGAATTGCATCAATTTGAGTTCATGGTTAATGACACAATGAGAAAACTTTGCTACTCTTTGCCCATGAGAAACCATGCACATCTCAAACAATTGAAAAATCATTGCATACTAAAAGTAAATTTTTAAGGCTATGATTTTCACAACAgacattcaaaaaaaaacacaGCTGAAATTTTGTCGAGAGATCATGATTTGACATCCACCTTTGGTTCAACGAAGTCCAGTTCTATAATTAAATCCAACGTTGAATAAGGACCGATCGTCAGAGATTGGATATCAATAGTCAACAATTTGCTTTAGAGATTATGtcactcacattttcagaatCAGGTAGCTGCTGAAGCCTGTTTTTAAGCAAAGGAATGCCACTCTCAAAGCATGGTAAGACATAATCTCCAAAGTAAAATCTCTCCTGGAAATAAAAAGGCTTAATTATATCAGAGAAAGATCATGAACAGTAAGTAAACATGTATAAAAAACAATTTACCATATATTAGTATAAGAAAGTCGGATTGCCAACCTGTAAGGCATGAATATCAAATATGACTAAACTAGTCGGTCCACCTCTTGATATTGGTATATTTGATAATATTCTAGCAAGAGTGAAGGCTGTTGCTacatctccttcctcctccatACGCTCATAAGACCCAGTTGGGAAGAAGGGAAGCACAACTGTAAATGAGGAGATGAACAACCTGGGCAATGCATAGATAATAGATAGTTGCTCAAAAATTACTCCAGGGGAGCTAAATGAGGCCAAAAAGGCTACATGCTGCCCACGAATGCCATGAGCATTTGAGATGAATAGGTTGGGAAATCCATCCTCAAATGCCCTGaaacatataaatataaaagacaTTGTCACATGTCagtaagtgaagaaatcaaattAAGGTGAAATCAGCTATAAATGACAATAACAAAACAATATCAGTagattcccaaaaaaaaaaaaaaacaaatgttaGGAAAGAAAAAACTTATTATTGCTTAATAAAACTGAAATAGTTTGTCCTTACTCCTTTATGAAAGACATGTGAAAAGCATTGCATTTTAGGGAATAAAATACAAAATGATTTGCTTTGAAAGTTGATTTTGTCCCCTAATGAAACACTTGAAGAAGCCTTGAATATCATGTCCCTTTAGGATTAGGCATGGCAGATGGAATAATTGATTCTTGTAGAATTGTTAGCAAAAAAGGGAATATTAGGAACCGTcttgctaaaaaaaaagaaaggacgtCTACAATCAGAATCATGGCTGGTTGTACCACCTCAAGCAGTCCAATTCAGGAACCGACAAGGAATTGGGATACTTCGCCCTATCGGCTCGATAAATAGGCCAAATCAGCTCCAACACTTGATTAAACCCCTCCCCTTGGCTCGGTAAATAGCCCACCCCGCGCCGCTCGTGATGGCAGCACCCCCTACCCATGCTCATGACTGCTCGGAGCacctcacccccccccctcgaTCGATGCTGCTCGCCCCTCCCCCCCTCCTTCATCACCGATAAACATCTCCCCTCTCCGTCTCTTTCTCACTtcgctagggttagggttttcctATTCCCTCCTcattcctccatctccctcctctCTACCTCTCTTCCCCTCCCCCAATGACAACGACGACGAGGGCTTTTGggccctctctctcctcctccttctccttctctctccctcctctctctctctacccctCCCTCTCCGACTCTCTCTATTTCGGTACACCTCGTGTAAGAACCCAGGGTCTCATTCAGAAAGGCtagttggaaggtattatttaagttccttgaccctatataaatattcaagatctATCGAGTGCACAattgatatgggactaaacacatgccggCATGGGTCCCTCCCATACTCTCCCTATGTAAGTCTTAACAGCCTGGCCAGAAAAAGgatccaaatccattcaaatctaaccacAAGTACCataaatttaatcacaaataccacgatcaatCCTTGGTCAACCCAAATGAGCCTGTGATGCAGTGTCCCTTAGTTTACATGAGTTATGGACTGGATCCGCTctaatatcatttgtaacaacccaagatttCATCCAAAAAGCCTAGTCtgaaagtattatttgagttctttggcTTGTATAAGTAACCAAAATCTAATCTACCTAGTACATAGCCGATATGATATTAAACATATACTCGCACAAGTCCCTCACATCCTAGAACAGCACGGTGGTACGGACTTGCATTCCATGCTAAACCAGACACCGGCTGGTACGACCTTCGGTACTAGTTCAGCAAATCTtgattaaaataaaactctccTCAGGCACCTTGCTAGTCTTGTAATTGCTAACTCaataaaataatttcattgcAACTTATTCATAAGAAAATGCTGGAAATAACTAACCAACCAACTATGCTAAGAGATTTTGAAAACCTCAACAAGGAGTGTACCCATGAAAAGTCACAAGCATCAATaggaaaaatattaaaattaatatataaacaAAAAAATGTTCTTCGTGCTTTTGCCTTAtcatttcataaaaatatgttatGGTAATGAAATCAAATAGAACGCAtgctagaaaagaaaagaaaagacttAGAACTCAAAGTTCAGTATTTTAAGGATAATacttgaaaattttgaatttcaattcATGAAAATAGAAACAACACCAAGCTTAGCAACTTGAAAAGAAATTCTAAGATATAGGAATTGAGTACATTGGAACTAGTTTGGAATGCTTCTGGTTATACTTATAAACTTTAGCAAAGCAAATGGAAGGATTAGCACCATGTAGGTCCACAAAGAGGCCTTTCTTTATTATGCATTTCCAAAGACCATGATTAAGGTAGGGATTGGAAGATGGATGATGAAAACTTCCCTATGCTGATATCGATGGCATTCCAGCAAATTAGTTCACCTAGAGATCTTATTGGCAGTTCTGGAAGCCTAAAAAGACtttattttattactttttataGGACCTTTTGTTCTTGCGGATTTTTGTATACTAGATCTCATGACTATGGGATGGTCAAAAAGATAACTTGATTGACTGTAAGGCAGTGGTTGCAGACTTAAGTCCACAATTGGATACTCTTTCCTCTCTAATTTGGGGTCTCCTTTATAGAGTATATTGAAGTAAATAATTTATTGAACTAGAAAGATCAAAAAATGCTCCCATGAAAATAGACTTTAATGGTACAAGAAATGATCGAAGAGATAAACTGAGGCAGaatgataaattaaataaagttAGTAAAATAACAGAAGTAAAGGGCAAGGGTTTAAGAAAGATATGACAAATTGAGGCATCAATAGATGCTTTTTTAAAAGAAGATAATGTCTTCCTTAGAGAAAATCATTGCCCCACAAGGTGCATGGGATGCTGGTGGTCTTCCCTAAGATACAACGATCCACTATCCCTCAAACCATGCACTTTGGTGAGGAAGTCCGTATGTTGTACATAGTAGTTGCCCTGGGAAGTAGAAAGCTGATAGTATATTGTTTGGAAAGCCTTCTCTGATATTCTCACAACAGGGAGAGTTGATAAATATAAAACCAACCATAATGTCCCAACACTCACTCCCCATCGAATCTAGAGGTCAGTACGGGCACGCTAGATTAGTAGTAAAAATCTCAACGGGATAAAAGACTGAGTCAACATAAGTCaacataataaaaaagaaattttaagaCACTAAAACTTGCTTAAAAAGAAATGaataaaactataaaataaGTCATAACAGTAATCAACAGGAAATGGTAACAGAAGTACAACATGGGAAAGGATTTGATGGCAAAGGAAAAATGACTGGTGTGGATGTATATTGAAGAAAATGATGATTGAGTGAGTTCTTAATGAAGTGAAATAGCAGATAGATTTTTGAAAGTGCAAGGTGTTGCTTCAGAACTTCTGACAAAGTCACTAATTTTGCAGCCCATATTTCACATGACATATAGGCCTATCATCAGTTTGTAGTACCCTGCAGAACCAACAGTTAGATAATTTTGAGCCATATAAAATACCCATTAGATGGTATAGTCTCTCGCTTTGACCTTCACATGACCGTGCACAACCATCAGTTCGATAATTTCGAGCCATATAAAATATCAATCAGATGGTACGGCCTTTCACTTtgaattcatagcttctaatTCGGCGCCTCAGACAAACAAATCCCTAAAACAAACACTGTTGTCTTTACTCTTCATCTACATGCTTTCCAAGTCTAGGGGGTGTTTAGAGGGTAGGTCTGCACACCAAGTGGCTTTCTAGGTTCCATGGAAAAACCTATTACACGACCTTAATCTCAAACAATTTGGGTAGGTCTACCCACCAAGTGGCCTTTCAGGTTCCACGGCAAACCCCTTATCTAGGGAACTCGGGACAATCAATGCCAGATGACAACTCCAACACCAGTCTCCTCACTAGAGCCTTTATCCACACATTGTGCCAAGATTAATTAGGAGGTAATTGTACTAGCCCATGGTAATCAAGGAATTTTAGCCATTTTCATTCAGTTATTTTCATCAATATCTTCTTTATCGGATGGTAGCAACATGACAGCATCTTCACACTGAATTTTTCATACAGAAATACTTTTCAGTGCTTGTGTTGGCTCATGTCTAGAATGTATTTTAAACTAAGAAAAGGACTAAGATGTCACAgacaaacaaaaacaaatttAGTATGGATTTCAGTCAGAGTATCAGAaacaacatgtagaagattaaGTATGAATCTATCCAGTTATGCTGACGTTGTTGCTATTGGAATCATCCGATTGGCAAGATTTCAATGCAAACAAATGCATGAAAATGAGTAAGCAATATTGATCCGACAAACAATTCCAGCATCAATAGTggatgagagagagaagagagagagagagagagaaaggaaataGAGAGGAGGAGCGCTTGGGAACTGTCGGAGGTCTCCTAACATTACTCTCATCGACGCATCATCACCACCGCGTTGGTTTTCAAAGAATCATTAAAACTCATTGATATCACAAGAATCAGATTCTTGTTTATAGAGacgcaaaatttgaaatatgaaGATTCAAGAAGCCCTGAAAGAAGATAACGCATTCAAAGGAATAAATAAATCGAGAAACTTTATTTGATTCAgattaaagaagaagaagggcttGTACCTCCAACTGATGCTGCGGAGCTCGACGGCGTCGATCTCCGAGGCGACGCGCTCGGCCAGCTCCCTCATTTCCTCGCAATAGAAGAGGAGAACATTCTT is from Phoenix dactylifera cultivar Barhee BC4 chromosome 6, palm_55x_up_171113_PBpolish2nd_filt_p, whole genome shotgun sequence and encodes:
- the LOC103703773 gene encoding ribose-phosphate pyrophosphokinase 3, chloroplastic isoform X2 — its product is MGAAAAAAAPPAPSWGSPKPNASPNPRFYKPKFVGARSLALPKRSSSGFRSELTSPDLSPGRSGATVHVSRSSPSCLMAASATVASSVALPPKRSRKNVLLFYCEEMRELAERVASEIDAVELRSISWRAFEDGFPNLFISNAHGIRGQHVAFLASFSSPGVIFEQLSIIYALPRLFISSFTVVLPFFPTGSYERMEEEGDVATAFTLARILSNIPISRGGPTSLVIFDIHALQERFYFGDYVLPCFESGIPLLKNRLQQLPDSENICIAFPDDGSWKRFHKQLQHFPVIICNKVREGDQRFVRLKEGDPKGRHVVIVDDLVQSGSTLIECQKVLAAHGAAKVSAYVTHGIFPNRSWERFQYDNGVGPENGLSNFWITDSCPLTVKEVKNRPPFEVLSLASAIAVALQI
- the LOC103703773 gene encoding ribose-phosphate pyrophosphokinase 3, chloroplastic isoform X3 translates to MGAAAAAAAPPAPSWGSPKPNASPNPRFYKPKFVGARSLALPKRSSSGFRSELTSPDLSPGRSGATVHVSRSSPSCLMAASATVASSVALPPKRSRKNVLLFYCEEMRELAERVASEIDAVELRSISWRLFISSFTVVLPFFPTGSYERMEEEGDVATAFTLARILSNIPISRGGPTSLVIFDIHALQERFYFGDYVLPCFESGIPLLKNRLQQLPDSENICIAFPDDGSWKRFHKQLQHFPVIICNKVREGDQRFVRLKEGDPKGRHVVIVDDLVQSGSTLIECQKVLAAHGAAKVSAYVTHGIFPNRSWERFQYDNGVGPENGLSNFWITDSCPLTVKEPRYRFITGPLSGGMGFLDKNGEFVLVRSH
- the LOC103703773 gene encoding ribose-phosphate pyrophosphokinase 4 isoform X1, which translates into the protein MGAAAAAAAPPAPSWGSPKPNASPNPRFYKPKFVGARSLALPKRSSSGFRSELTSPDLSPGRSGATVHVSRSSPSCLMAASATVASSVALPPKRSRKNVLLFYCEEMRELAERVASEIDAVELRSISWRAFEDGFPNLFISNAHGIRGQHVAFLASFSSPGVIFEQLSIIYALPRLFISSFTVVLPFFPTGSYERMEEEGDVATAFTLARILSNIPISRGGPTSLVIFDIHALQERFYFGDYVLPCFESGIPLLKNRLQQLPDSENICIAFPDDGSWKRFHKQLQHFPVIICNKVREGDQRFVRLKEGDPKGRHVVIVDDLVQSGSTLIECQKVLAAHGAAKVSAYVTHGIFPNRSWERFQYDNGVGPENGLSNFWITDSCPLTVKEPRYRFITGPLSGGMGFLDKNGEFVLVRSH